A single genomic interval of Zingiber officinale cultivar Zhangliang chromosome 4A, Zo_v1.1, whole genome shotgun sequence harbors:
- the LOC121972000 gene encoding patellin-3-like, whose protein sequence is MAQETRAESPEATVAAVEVVVAEVTASEKEVVGEQPKSVAEPASEVVKPVKNSALEVALAAEKAAEVEEKKAAAAEEVKAEGMLQAVSFKEESNLVSELEDPEKKALEELKLLVQAALANSEFSPPAPAKEKEAKAKAEGDAASGPEEDPLKTVAAEEGKVEGDSEKETAGKAVAAEEAEAGGESAPAPGEEVPKDVVTEAAKTEGGPSASAEEPPKAVATEEPLKSVAAEEPTAPTVEEKQKPPEAEEKSDDDGAKTVEAIEETVVPISAPPLAETETPAAEAPREEKEEEKVSPPSPEKVIIWGVPLLADERSDTVLLKFLRARDFKVKEAMAMLKNAVLWRKEFGIEALLEEDLGVPELEKVVFMHGVDKENHPVCYNVYGEFQNKELYAAAFADKEKRHRFLRWRIQYLEKGIRNSLDFNPEGVSTMVQVTDLKNSIGLAKKELRQALDLLQDNYPEFAAKQVFINVPWWYLAFNRMISPFFTQRTKSKFVFAGPSKSAETLFKYIAPEQVPVQFGGLSKENDPDFSTADSVTEVAIKPSTKHVIQIPVSESSTIAWEVRVLGSDVTYRAEFVPEAEDGYTIIVQKARKLIATDEPVAKGSFKISEAGKVVLTVDNNTSKKKKLLYRYKTKSSADCS, encoded by the exons ATGGCCCAGGAGACCAGAGCCGAGTCGCCGGAGGCGACAGTGGCCGCCGTGGAGGTCGTCGTCGCTGAGGTGACGGCGTCGGAGAAGGAGGTGGTCGGTGAGCAGCCGAAATCGGTGGCTGAGCCTGCCTCTGAGGTGGTGAAGCCAGTAAAGAACTCGGCTTTGGAGGTCGCTCTTGCCGCGGAGAAAGCGGCCgaggtggaggagaagaaggcggcggcggcggaggaggtTAAGGCGGAAGGGATGCTGCAAGCTGTCTCCTTTAAGGAGGAGAGTAACCTTGTTTCGGAGCTCGAAGATCCTGAGAAGAAGGCGCTGGAGGAGCTCAAGCTGCTCGTCCAGGCTGCGCTCGCGAATAGTGAGTTCAGCCCTCCGGCTCCCGCCAAGGAGAAGGAGGCGAAGGCGAAGGCGGAAGGCGACGCTGCTTCTGGTCCTGAGGAGGATCCCCTGAAGACTGTGGCGGCGGAGGAGGGTAAAGTTGAAGGAGACTCTGAGAAAGAGACCGCCGGAAAGGCCGTAGCGGCAGAGGAGGCTGAAGCAGGGGGCGAATCTGCTCCTGCGCCTGGGGAGGAGGTCCCGAAAGATGTGGTGACGGAGGCGGCCAAAACTGAGGGCGGACCCTCGGCCTCAGCAGAAGAGCCCCCGAAGGCCGTAGCAACAGAGGAGCCTCTGAAGTCTGTTGCGGCGGAGGAGCCGACCGCACCGACCGTGGAAGAAAAGCAGAAGCCTCCGGAGGCAGAAGAGAAGTCGGATGACGACGGTGCTAAAACCGTCGAGGCCATAGAGGAAACCGTCGTTCCCATTTCTGCTCCTCCGCTCGCCGAGACCGAAACGCCTGCTGCAGAAGCTCCgagggaggagaaggaagaggaaaaAGTCTCACCGCCTTCGCCAGAGAAAGTCATCATCTGGGGAGTGCCACTCCTCGCCGACGAGAGGAGCGACACTGTCCTCCTTAAGTTCCTCCGCGCCAGGGACTTCAAGGTGAAGGAAGCCATGGCCATGCTCAAGAACGCCGTACTCTGGCGGAAGGAGTTTGGCATCGAGGCGCTCCTCGAAGAGGATCTCGGCGTCCCCGAGTTGGAGAAGGTGGTGTTCATGCACGGCGTCGACAAAGAGAACCACCCCGTCTGCTACAACGTGTATGGCGAGTTCCAAAACAAGGAGCTTTACGCCGCCGCCTTCGCCGACAAGGAGAAGAGGCACAGGTTCTTGAGGTGGAGAATTCAGTACTTGGAGAAGGGCATAAGGAACTCGCTGGACTTCAATCCAGAAGGCGTTTCCACCATGGTCCAGGTCACCGATCTCAAGAACTCAATCGGCCTCGCGAAGAAGGAGCTCCGCCAAGCTCTCGACTTGCTCCAAGATAACTACCCCGAGTTCGCCGCCAAACAG GTGTTCATCAACGTCCCATGGTGGTACCTGGCTTTCAACAGGATGATCAGTCCATTCTTTACACAAAGAACAAAGAGCAAGTTTGTTTTTGCAGGACCATCTAAATCAGCTGAGACCCTCTTCAA ATACATCGCTCCTGAGCAAGTTCCTGTTCAGTTTGGAGGCCTGAGCAAGGAGAATGACCCAGATTTCAGCACTGCTGATTCTGTTACAGAGGTCGCCATTAAGCCATCAACCAAGCATGTCATCCAAATTCCAGTCAGTGAG TCGAGCACCATTGCTTGGGAGGTCCGAGTTCTCGGCTCCGACGTGACTTACCGCGCTGAATTCGTGCCCGAGGCGGAGGATGGATACACCATCATCGTTCAGAAGGCGCGGAAGTTGATCGCGACCGACGAACCAGTGGCGAAGGGCAGTTTCAAAATCAGCGAGGCCGGCAAAGTGGTTCTCACTGTGGACAACAACACctccaagaagaagaaactactCTACAGGTACAAGACCAAGAGCTCTGCGGATTGCTCTTAA
- the LOC121972002 gene encoding 30S ribosomal protein S9, mitochondrial-like: MLSRSASFRQPLRFLALTAVASFHPCCISPPPPPPPLSFPRLPCPLFPPSNSAFFQYSKAFSSGSRDDGGDWKLTPEEDEGGFVFPDEGDLAGISDDAPRPSGTEAINTGAGIMDQWEKGYGTVDKGDIFDGLDGETLANENGLGGLGVEEWETAEGYKPWSLGDDDEKLSLFNDGDGGVVHGGVDDLEKSSDEQKQQLEKREKELLDILEGPKHAFGDLTEASGITDDMIDSLIILKDVTGVPGLPPLKEIQEEAIAKMNATSTRTEIERKKQEEIAKSRVRQVDEKGRAYGTGRRKCSVARVWIKPGDGTFIVNDKQFDVYFPILDHRAELLRPFTVTKTLGLWDVNCTVKGGGVSGQVGAIRLGISRALQCWEPGLRPYLKAAGYLTRDPRVVERKKPGKAKARKSFQWVKR, from the exons ATGCTCTCCCGCTCTGCCTCTTTTCGCCAGCCTCTTCGCTTCCTTGCTCTCACTGCTGTAGCTTCCTTCCACCCTTGCTGCATCTCACCTCCGCCTCCACCTCCGCCTCTGTCTTTTCCTCGTCTCCCCTGTCCTCTGTTCCCTCCGTCCAATTCCGCTTTCTTTCAATACTCTAAGGCATTCTCTAGCGGGAGTCGCGACGATGGCGGCGACTGGAAATTAACCCCCGAGGAGGACGAGGGTGGTTTCGTTTTTCCGGACGAGGGCGACCTTGCAGGGATTTCTGATGACGCCCCGAGACCCTCCGGAACAGAGGCGATCAACACTGGAGCCGGAATCATGGATCAGTGGGAAAAGGGCTACGGGACAGTTGATAAAGGGGATATTTTTGATGGCCTCGATGGAGAGACTCTGGCTAACGAGAACGGGCTTGGAGGATTAGGCGTGGAGGAATGGGAGACGGCTGAGGGATACAAGCCATGGTCATTGGGCGACGATGATGAAAAATTGAGCCTGTTCAATGATGGTGATGGAGGGGTAGTCCACGGCGGCGTTGATGATTTAGAGAAGTCTAGTGATGAGCAGAAGCAGCAACTTGAGAAGCGAGAGAAAGAGCTGTTAGATATTCTGGAAG GTCCGAAACATGCATTTGGAGATCTCACTGAAGCATCAGGGATCACAGATGATATGATTGATAGTTTGATTATATTGAAGGATGTAACGGGTGTTCCAGGATTACCTCCTCTTAAGGAAATACAAGAGGAAGCAATTGCAAAGATGAATGCAACATCAACAAGAACTGAAATTGAGCGTAAGAAACAAGAGGAGATTGCAAAATCTAGAGTTCGTCAGGTGGATGAAAAGGGTAGAGCATATGGAACAGGGAGAAGGAAATGCAGCGTAGCTCGTGTATGGATTAAACCCGGTGATGGGACGTTCATTGTAAATGACAAGCAGTTTGATGTTTATTTTCCCATTCTTGATCATCGAGCAGAACTTCTCAGACCTTTCACTGTCACAAAAACTCTCGGTCTCTGGGACGTAAATTGCACTGTTAAAGGGGGTGGGGTTTCTG GTCAAGTTGGAGCCATCCGCTTGGGAATCAGCAGAGCATTGCAATGTTGGGAACCAGGCCTTCGACCTTACCTAAAAGCTG CTGGTTATTTAACACGTGATCCACGCGTAGTTGAACGAAAGAAGCCTGGCAAAGCTAAAGCAAGGAAGAGCTTTCAATGGGTTAAACGGTAG
- the LOC121972003 gene encoding protein WHAT'S THIS FACTOR 9, mitochondrial-like → MALLAMRRLRRWAPCYPRNLAFSHTQKSNYVDVTMKWKKDPFFDTVDILIRVKELKALISLKNIIANEPTGCIPVSTVSKLDRILEISGRVASFLRKYPAVFEEFTGPQYNHPWFKLTQDAADLDRKERELYAVHRLGIVDRLRRLILMSREKRLPLRIVQGMLWYLGLPEDYLKSSEEIQNGYFQIVRMQDGEQGLSASIGPNEEVISVLQLNAMKLNGNIGSPPSVIKFPLFPSKGLCLKQKIEMWLEEFQKLQYVSPYEEFSTLDPNSDISEKRVIGVLHELLCLFVDNSAERRKLLCLKKHLGLPQKFHKAFERHPHVFYLLLKNKSCFVVLKEAYCANSATVIERHPLFNVRNEYVRLMHKSENILRSRRGLKVCDETSHGKHDESLSLSNTKLCCAESEKISDLFERGIQNSKLVI, encoded by the exons ATGGCACTGCTTGCCATGAGAAGGTTAAGAAGATGGGCGCCATGTTACCCCAGAAATTTGGCTTTCTCCCACACACAAAAATCAAATTATGTGGATGTGACAATGAAATGGAAGAAGGACCCTTTCTTCGACACTGTTGACATTCTGATCAGGGTCAAGGAGCTCAAAGCCCTCATCTCCCTCAAAAACATAATTGCTAACGAGCCCACTGGCTGCATCCCAGTGTCCACCGTCTCCAAGCTTGACCGCATTCTGGAGATCTCTGGTCGGGTTGCAAGCTTTCTTAGGAAATACCCGGCTGTCTTTGAGGAATTCACTGGCCCACAGTACAACCATCCATGGTTCAAGCTGACCCAAGATGCTGCTGACCTTGATAGAAAGGAGCGTGAACTCTATGCTGTGCACCGGTTAGGGATCGTTGATAGATTGAGGAGACTCATTTTGATGTCGAGGGAGAAGAGACTGCCTCTGAGGATTGTACAAGGGATGCTATGGTACCTTGGATTACCTGAAGATTATCTTAAAAGTTCAGAAGAGATCCAAAATGGGTACTTTCAGATTGTCAGAATGCAAGACGGCGAACAAGGTTTGAGTGCATCGATTGGTCCCAATGAGGAGGTTATTTCGGTGCTCCAACTCAATGCAATGAAATTGAATGGAAATATTGGTTCACCACCATCAGTCATTAAGTTCCCTCTTTTCCCATCTAAAGGTCTTTGCTTGAAGCAGAAGATTGAGATGTGGTTGGAggaatttcagaaactccaatATGTCTCCCCATATGAAGAATTTTCTACCTTGGATCCAAACAGTGATATTTCAGAGAAGCGCGTAATTGGAGTTCTTCATGAGTTACTCTGTCTGTTTGTTGATAACTCTGCTGAGAGGCGGAAACTTCTTTGTCTCAAAAAGCATCTAGGATTACCTCAAAAGTTTCACAAGGCATTCGAGCGCCATCCCCATGTCTTTTACCTCCTCTTAAAGAACAAGAGTTGCTTTGTTGTCCTTAAAGAAgcatattgtgctaactcagccACTGTAATAGAAAGACACCCGCTTTTCAACGTGAGGAATGAGTATGTTAGGCTGATGCATAAGTCTGAGAATATTCTGCGAAGCCGGAGGGGTCTAAAAGTTTGTGATGAAACTTCACATGGAAAACATGATGAAAGTCTAAGTTTATCAAATACTAAGCTCTGCTGCGCTGAAAGTGAGAAGATATCTGATCTGTTCGAAAGAGGGATCCAGAATAGTAAG CTGGTTATTTAA